The nucleotide sequence CTACCTCTCGCTCAACGCGTGTgtgtaaatattgttaatttgtgCGAGTAATAAAATCAAGTAacgataaacaaatataacgaaatttctcgatttcaatcaaaatttcgCGATGGGCTCGGTCTTTATTTACGAAAGTTGTTAATACGTCACACTGCGAGCGTCGATCGTCTCGTAACGGAAGAGTGAATCTCgaggattatatatacacagaacTTTTCCCGTTAATCAACCAACCGTGGACGCCGCGATGAAAttttgcggaaaaaaaaaatttttttttcgagaaattattgGCGTCTGTTTTGCGTCGCGTTATCCGATATAATCCGCCATTGTCGATGATGACGCGGGTTCGGTCGAGATATCGGTCAGGATGAAATAATCGGCGCACACGCCGGGATATTCGACTCACCGAAGATGGTTACGCGGAAGTGAAGCGGGTTTCATGAAGGAGGACGCCGGCTACAAATGacgaaaaaacaattttggtGGACGCGACGAATGCGATCGATCCCCGCGCTTCGATGAATCAATCCGTGACCGTGGAAGAGAAGAGCTGCCGAAATGGCTGTCCGCAGCCGTGCGCTTGGTCGTGCGAACCCCGTGACGTAAGCGGACCGAGCCGAACGTAGCCGATTGGACGCTCGGCGCCAATCGGGTGACAGTTCGCGAGCGCTCGGCGCCGCTCGGTGACAGTTCGCGAGCGCTCGGCGATCAGCCGGCGCTGCCCGAACTGTCACGAGCGCCTCGGTGTGTTTCTATGGTTGCGTTGTTATCGCGTATACACATTTCCGTGCGTATTGCGTCGTCGATAAACAAAGAGGTTAGGTCAGTTTCGTGATCCGGCGTTGCCGCTCGAAACGTTGCGTTCTTCGAAAGTTAAGAGGGGTTAGGTTTGTTTCTTTTAGTTGAACTTTTTTTACGTTTCTCACTTTTCCCTTCTCTCCTTCGTACATCTAAATACACACAGCTATATCGCTCCATTCCTGTTTCAGCTGAAAGGAACGAACTTGTTTGGTTATCGCACCGGCGACATTCGCGTCCATTGTTGTTGCTGATCGTTCGGAGCAGTGTAGAACGAAAATGGCGATGGCGACGAATCAAGTCAAGGGCAGCGGATGGCCAAGGCGAGCGAGCAACAGTTCGTTCGAGGGGAAAATCGTGCAGAATCAATCGGTCACCATAAACAGGACTGTAAATTTGTAAGTGGCTACATAATACACGACGTACCTTAcacgatattttttagaattgatATGTCTAAACTGCCTCTTTCCTCTGTAGGACCGGTCAATAGAACGCGATTATAAGCCATTTATAacgctaattaaaattatgctctCTTTTAAAACCATTTCCTTGTATTTTGCGCGATGAATAATCACGGAGcggctatttatttttttttttgaatctcGAGATCCCACGATTTTGAACAATTCGtatccaatatttttatattggagTCTAtgcattttgtttattactgtataaatgtatcacgaattaataaagagagagtGTTGAGAGACTTGCGAGatttacacataaataattgtattatatatacaatattatttgttaaaaattctcaaatttcAAGGTTCATGTATTTTACTCGCAAAAGCTTATTACTTGAAATGTATCGATATTTGATTCATGCTCAACAtcaagttttatttctttttatgatgTCTGTAAACTAAATCTATTTGTGCAACTATTGTCCTTGATTATCTCTGCAtccataatatttgaattgattATTGGTTCTTAATATGCGtgcgataataaaagaaatttctattgTGTCTACTTTTGATTTCGATTGTTAAAACgcagaatattttaagatcctgtgcaatataaattgaatgaaattgtGACAAAACTCTTTTCTAAGTTTGTATTTACGATTAGTGATGCTTACACAATGCTAGGAAAATCCCATATATACTTTTCCCATTATTTCACTCTTGCATTCTatactttatgtaaaatatgatatatctaaatgtattatatgtatatgtgtatgtactaCCTTGTGTGAGGTagtttatatctatatatgtatatatctagatttattttatattttaagatagtacgtataatgtatatattgtgattATTTTGGCTAATTTGTTATAAGAAGGTAATGAGAGAAGAAGTTACttaaacacaattatatattgagatttatgtaacattataaatGACACATCATCTAAATGACCATTTGTGTTAAGTGATTATATGTGCATCTATAATGCTACAATTACAATGGTTTAaatcataacaaaaaaaaaattgctatgaaatatatatttacaaatatatatatatatatatatatatgtgtacatatgtatatatatatatatatatatatatatatatatatcaatgtatTTCAGCACACGCAGAGAAAGTtttgcatacatttttattaaatattaatagctaatctttgatttaatctctttctatcatcataaaaactttcattttattatcttttttaaacctCACGTGCATTATATCATTACAATCatcatataacaaaaatatactgtaaattttatatgttaggTACATTCAACacataaacatacatacacacacataaactGAAACTTTTATGGAACAACGAGCTTAATTCACGTTTCAGTTAAAcgtaccatatatatatatatataagaagaaatttgaaaaaacaattgataaattacattgaaacagataactttacaaaataattacacgACAAGTAAACGTGAAAAAAACTGTAGGAATCTAAGAATATAACAGAGCATCAATTAGTATTCatcaattacttttattattatgttttgattattatttgctaAAGAATACTTGTGGAAATATGATTGTaatgataagaaattatatttgctgtataattaatttgattgtaCCAAATGTAAAAGTGAACCCGAATTTTAAGTATAtcaatgtgtaaaaatattttatatatgcgtatGTAAAGATTTAACATAAAGcgaaaattttatgacaaataaagtactattatatttatataaaatgtaaatattgtatatgtatattatacattgcaatcttaatatttcgctctatgttttataattatgtttaaattgtataagTCAGGAAATCggaaatgattattaaatatataaaaaaaaaagtaaagtaaaaattaaaaatttaattttattaaaattctgagtaaagaataatattttattacaaaattttgcatatctgagctatatatattaacaaaaatatttgttataaaaataattgaaatcaaaataagaaaatataagcattaattaaaaattttattttattccgattaataataaaggcTCTGTTTGATAATTCAAGACTTTTTCTATAACTTGAATGTCTATATTCTATATCTGTTgcttactataaaaatataaatattatttacattaaaatataaaaattaatactgaaagtaaaaagaaaacttaaaTTGTTACATTGTACTTATATAGTTttgataattgaatattgtaaTACCGCATCAAGTTGTATTTGAAGAAGCTGGGTAATTACCGATGGATTAAGTTAAACATACAAGAGCCTAACAAAAGAATACAACTCATTTATCATAGATATCCTTTGACAAACTATACATTTGGAACAAAAGAGCCACTCTTCGAGAAAGATCCATCAGTACCAGCGAGATTTCAGCGTATGAGAGATGAATTCGACAAAATCGGCATGCGGAGAAGCGTAGAAGGCGTCTTATTGGTACACGAGCATGGACTGCCACACGTTCTCCTTCTACAACTTGGTACAACATTCTTCAAATTGTAAGTTCCGAAAATATtgcgtaaaattatataatgtgtgacaaaataaattcaaattaaaatatatttgtaacatatacaaaaaaaatatatatacttttgtttaatttatttaatttttctatttattccctgttaaaatatatattgcataaatattcataGTTTAATGATAACgctgaatttaaaatttatgtcttTTCTTATTGTTTCAGGCCTGGCGGAGAACTCAATGCAGGAGAAGATGAGGTAGAGGGCCTAAAACGGCTCCTTACAGAGGTAACAGTTAGCACGACGCCTTACGCTGCCTTACAGGCTGGCTAGGAGTGGCACTTTTATATCGTTAGATTGTAACAAtgtctttataaatatcatcattattgtataaatccTGCAACCGTTTGTAGAACTTATGTAACCGGGCCTGTAGCTCCATATGCGGTCTTgttcttttattcttataatattttgtacttttaGCGTGCTGCATGCCCGGACACTTTAATGTTGATAATTCATGAAAAGATCGCTCGTTATTTATTGTATGTGGTTGGCTAAGAACATTGTTCTTATTCTCATTGTGTATGTGTTAGCACAGAGAAACAGAGAAGAgacaaaaaatagaagaatgtaaaataatgacaaGAAGACTGTATACACATGTGctgcaaatgttttttttttttttttaatttgtaagctataagaaatttgattatatatcaaagaatttaGAATCTCATTGCGAGAAAAAATTGGTACAATATGTAAAAGGATTTAGATTTATTGGCAATTGTCAAATTGTAAGACAATAAACTGAGATTTGTAATCTCTGCCATATTCTTGActaaaactattaatatatgagCAACAATGtttgtttcatttaattaggtatttatatgtaaatactaTAGGTGgaaagaaatgtatttttgagaaatatcgatatcaacttttgattttaaaataaatttattacatattagtCGTCGATAAACTTGATTGTTAGAATCGATATTATTAAGTGTACTCGCCATAAATGTCtcgaaatgtaataaaatgtgtgcAACCATGTTCTTAGTGGACTGACTGAAGaagaatgtattttatttcatagttTATTCGaaaatcagtaaaaaaaaatatcagacgACAAATGGGATTGATTTCTAGACTTTTGGACGGCAGGATGGTGTGAAGCAAGAATGGGTTATAGAAGATACAATTGGAAACTGGTGGCGTCCAAACTTTGAGCCACCTCAGTACCCATATGTACCGCCTCACATCACAAAACCAAAGGAGCACAAAAGACTATTCCTGGTACAGCTGCAAGAAAAAGGTATGGCTAACAAGTCagagaaatttattgatcTCGATCATgaatgcatttaattaaattttcttaatacatTTAGCTCTCTTTGCTGTACCAAAGAATTACAAATTAGTCGCCGCACCATTGTTTGAACTTTATGACAATTCACAAGGTTACGGTCCCATAATTTCATCTTTGCCACAATCACTGTGCAGGTAAGTCCAAATAAAATCTGCCTTATATTgtacaaagaaataaagacagttttataaaattatttttatttttcagatttaacTTCATCTATATGTGAACCTAGAATTAGACACAAATTTGGcgtattttgtttaatttaacaaaatctactacaaatttgataaatgtatgtatgagaTGATGGATGATACTTGACTTGTggtttatgtatgtataatatatgcattgcattgcgagaattaaattatgttttaagtaatatttatataacccATCTATCATTTTATCAACCTatgaatgtaaatttatttttttttttaaataatacattgggAGATATACgagataaaattccatgataGACATGTATAATTGAGATaactttcattaattattaaacagttttattagattaatttctaaatatgtaattaattgtcaaaatagTAATTGTTGAATAatctttatagtttttataatggttataaaatattaacactattttgttataaaaaatgacgaagcaaacaataatattttctaaaagtaaaatatgaaaatattttctaaaaaaaaattataatatagtattaataatttttatttctgttatgataaaaattgtactttttaattcgaaaaaattaatctcatttttttgataattgaatGGATTtatcatgataataatatttaatatatgataattttcaatatcgatattgctttgaataaaattttattatattttaaattccaaatatattgaaaaatgaaataaaaggcaatatatatttttcattattttaatatttgaaaaaataaaaaaaaatgttatatataaaattgcaaaaataggttttatatgtatgaaattattaattatttttgtcttgtttgtttattgttcattaaatatttattacaatgtcTTGGTAcaagctatttatttttttattaaaaatacatattgatatatattaacataaaaatataacgaaattatattattatatgtatttcacttgtaataaaaaaaaatatatattaagattgtAAGCTTtacatttagaaaaatgtaatttatgtatCTTATATCAAATCATGTGTAAATGCATTTGTGTGCGCATTctgttaaaattgaaaattccattgataaatttgttcttttatttgtattttctgtctgttttttgtaatactttattatggtatatacattctttatatcttttatatcttatcaataattaaatttattatcaataattatatcttatcgGATTGATAATCATTCTTTATCTATAATCGATAATTActgtatctttttttgttatataatattttaagcagATTTGTTTAGAACATGCAATAACTTTCATTTCCTCAGTTCTTTCTATCTTCACAAAAGTATAAAGTACaaagtataaagaaaatacaattaaaaggaaaatttaatatatattatatactgtatattgtatttatatgtatatataggaatattcacaaatttattacataatttcattGCTAATATTTTTGCGCCCTGATTTCTATGGATGATTTAATTGGAATGAATGTTAGGCACTAGCTATTAGTAAGACAGAAATCATACAAAAcaagaaatgttatttttgttttttgcacAAACTTTTTATGTAgcttgttaatatattatcttctatcaagtgaaaatatatagtacattggaaagataaagaaagagacagtTTGTATGATTTCTTGGGAaataaatcatacaatttGACAATAATAACTGTGTTCGCTTCATAGTATAGAGTTCAATAGTTCTGATATCCAACACTACGTGATCTCTAATAGTATACGGTTCTAGTTTTATGGAATGGTATGCGTTCCAATTCCTCAGCGTACTCTCGCCGGTAATCCCACAGGAAATGATCGATGACGATCGCGTTGACGGCCGTAGTCGGATCTAGGCCCAATTTTGGATCCGCCGCGATCAATCTTCGTACCTCGTCGCAAACTTGCTCGACCACCTCGATCGAGCAGGCACGTATCTCTACTTCCTCCTTGTCGCCCTGCTTCAACGGTACATCGGACTCGAGCTTACTCATGAGTGAATCGCTGTAGCGCATAGCGCCGAAGTGTACGAGCACCTGGGGTATACGGTAATCGGCGAACATCGCGATACTGTCTATATCGTGGAATTCGCCGAGCCCGCGTCCCTCGAAGCAAGCCCATATGTCGCCTATCAATATCTGAGCTCTCTTGTAGATGCTGATCCTGTGACCCTCGTAATCGGCCTCGTCCCGATACGACTCAAATTCATTGACAATCAGTTTGAGTAGCTTCTCTGCGGAACCTTCGCAGGACCTGATACATTCCTTGAACGTGCCTTGGTATTTATCCACCAAGACCTTGCCGGCCTCGTGTAGATTCTTAATTCTATCCTGTAGGAGCGGAATGCCAGTCTCACCGTCGTCGCCTCGGAAAATGATCTCGAGATCCTGCTGCGTTACTCGCGAGTAATACTTGGGATCCCACATGGGCTTCCCCTCATCAATGGCTCTCTTGACAGCGGCACAGAACGCAAAGTATCCGGTTTCACCATTGACCTTCCACTTCTTCGCGCCCGTGTCGGTCCAGAATGAAAAGTTCAACGTATCCAGAACGAATATCCAATCCGCCGCCCTAGGATCATCGGGTTTGGGATGAAATTTGATCTGTGAGAAATTGCCAGTGCGAATCTTACTTGTTTTGATACCGTCGAGGATGGCCGATGCCAATTTCTTGACACCTTCCTTCTCGATGAAGACGTCCTTCGCCAAACTGGCGACTAACTTTGCGGACTCCTTCGGCATCAGAACCATGATAAACCTTGCTGTTTCAAACTGATATCTGAACAACTGCGAAAGTGCGATTCGCTCCGTTAAAACACACGTCTAAGCGGCAACTAGGAAGCGTCAGCTGATAATACCGGTCAATCTCGCGCCTCGAGAATGGAACGACGATATCTTGTGCAAACTGAAAAAGATACAATCttgtttttcatttctctcaCGTTAATAATGACAGATAAGACAGATAAGATGTCACGAAAAATACCGATTTGTTTGCGAAGCATCGATAAAGTTgatagtgtaaaaaaaaattatacgcgtCATTTTTCGGAGGGATAAATCCTGCATTTGTATCAACCGTATTTGGAACATACTTTATAAAAACTCTCTGAAAATTCGCATTAATTATTccttcacatatatattataatgtgtatTAGTGTAaagattgttaaatttttgattataaacaaaatttttgaattataaacaaaaatttataacttaatgaataacaaaatgatgataaaaatatagtccgcaaattttttgatttaattaaaaaataaaaataaattaataaattagaatagatcagaataattatatattttattttgaatgatCACGTGATTGGATctgatgaaatttaattatttatgtgtgtgattaaattattttaattatattaaataatattatccacTCTAGcacatcaattttaatttgaatattactctttaatcttctaaaaatatgattttgatgacttttatacattttattttaagtatgaTACAATCATTGCATCAAGATCTTTGAGTACAacatcaaaatattcttttctcatgtcaatgttttataaaattatttttattcccatCGAGTCCATTTTTGACATCCACAGATTGCGAATCTTTtgcataaaagataataaataatacgagtacaaaaaaaagacattaatttctacgaaatatttttaaatttgtatgttgacataaaatctattaatatatttaattctttattttcaaaattattaatgttttaaaagagcaattttttgtcaagtaaattaataaaaaaattaattaaactctttgatataaatttataaacaatagagctattatatataatatatatatatatatatatatatatatatatatatatataattaaattttatctgttaTTGGTTGTCTAAGGTATTAGGGCTAATTTTTACCACCTTCGGTTAAAttaaccgacggttaaaatcagcagggtggcaacagaaaatagaggtgaatgaaaaccaagcattcttatcatttcagttgccacTCTACCATCGGTTAATCTAATcgaaggtggtgaaattggcccGAAATTGGCCCTTAAGATCGTATTACACTACGGGTTGCGGGTTCGGTTGCGGTTGGGAGTTACGATTGACAATTGcggattgaccaatcagagcaAAGCAACTCGCTAATTGATTGGTTAATTCGCAACTGTCAATCGTAACAACCGCAACTGAGCCCGCAATCCGTAATGTAATACGGCCTTAAGTGCGTTCTGAATACAGGCCCAGCTAGGCTTTTACCTTCTATTACGCATACGCGAGATACCCGCGGGGTTTGGTTACGTTGAAAAcgtcataaatttaaagtctGATAAAACGGTTTTTCTTATATGAGATCAACATCATTTACGTAAATTACAGTGTTTCGTTTTTCGCATACGACAGGTATAATTTgtgaatttcaattttgcgaacaattttataaaaacgaaCGAAATGCGAGAAAAGTTTGAAACGTGGAAAGAATTAATACAATCGGAGAAATTACGAGATGCATTGGAGAATATTCAGGTacgtttttcctctttttaaattaagttattCATAAACATTATCTcacttttaataattccagATGAACATTCGTGTGCAACCCGACAGTAAATTGaacgagaatatttttaaattgctctTAAACTTGTGTCACATAGCAGACAAATGTCGTACAGCGGACAAACCAAACTGCGAAACTGGAAAGGAAATAGCTGAACTAACTAAATTGCTTtgctcattattaattaatgtaccTGATGACAACAAATTTGTCaaagttttgtttaaaattgttcATTGTTTGATCTCTTTAAATCTGTATAAGGATGCAGCAGAAGTCTGTTGTTACCTGCAGCCTGGCAATTTGTATCATCCTCAAGCTGAGACTATGAATCTTCTAACAAAAGTATTATCCTTATGGCATACTACTGCGAATAACATGTATCAAGCTTTTAGCAATAAGTCTTTAAACACAGAAAACTAcaacaatttaaaaagtattataaaatacgagatcaaaataattcaaattgtatataaaaattatacaaagcaGCTGATTAGCACGATAAGCTcacatatagataaaataacattagttgataaagaaaaaaaatattttcatgacttttataaacatatattggaatatttaaaagaaacacAGTTGTACTTAgacaaagatgaaaaatatataatatattgtcataTACTTCGTATCCTGTGTCACATAATACGTAGGACTATTGATATGACTAATATCAGGTgtacaatgaaaatatttgatgaattatctaattatttcaaCGTTCTTCTAATAGAAGATGAAGAATGTTATCAGTGCTTTCAACAATTTCAAAGTTTTTGTACAACACTTTTAGTGCCAATGGAGAATCTTGTGAACAACAATGCCAAAAATATGCAAGATGTTGTTTCTTGTCAATTAAACCTTGCGCAAAAATATGGTAATGCAGAAAGCCTTAGATGGAATGCATTGATTCTTGGAGAAATAATTGAACccatatttcaatattggGAAACATGCATAGAAACTGACGAACATGTGCTAAAGCAATTACTTGATACTGAAATATTGTTCGAATCAATGAACTTATTTCTACATATAGATAcggatgaattttatattaaacgaaTGTCAATCGAATGTAAATGGTGCCTAGACAAAATGTGTACAGTTAATAGGGATTTATATAATgctataataatgaaatgtaaatgtatcaatttattatgtaaatatcatgttaaaaatatgcCAAAAAAAGTGTGTGTCCTTGCTAGAAAAATCTTGGAGCAAAATGTCAAACGGATTATGCGTGAAATGGAAGAATACAAATGTAACCGTTGGATACGTTTATGGAACACATGTcgcactttaattttaaatatgagcATATTATCTGAGCATATTTATGAGGAAAGCATACATTTATACTCCTTGTTATGTGTTTCAATCTTtcaatttcaagaaattgaatcaaattttgaggattttgaaaatattgtttctacTGCATTAAGCAAATTAAGTGTTAtgcattataagaataatacatatagAGAAGCCATGACTGCATCCGCATTGAATGCCTTGTTAACTTATGATCAACCGAATACAAAAGCTTTCCTTGCATGGACGACCATCAAAAAACAAGTTTCTAAGAAAGTTGCACAATTAACTATGCTGGACTGCctaaaaaatgatagagaCAAGATAAAGAATGAACTAGGTTTATCAATTGACATGTCCAAGTATGATCTCGTTAAGTTATGCTTGCGCGAAGCAAAAAGTTTGCTAGAAGGGAACATTTCATTTACCAATGGTGTGTCGGCAGTTTTAgacaaacttaaaaaattaaaaccaaGTAATTGCCAATATGCACACGTGGCACAATTATTAGGATATTATTTGTTAGGTTTTGAATATGACAGCTCTATTCTGAAATATCAGGAGCAAATTATATCTGATTTAAAGCAGAACAAGTTGAACTCTGTGGCTCTTTTGTGCTTGGAGgctaacttatatttttttatatttgtggaGGAACTGCGTGCGATGACTAAGCAGACTCAGATGGAAAtggaaaatacaaaatttgctCTTTGTGCTCCCAAAATACCAGAACTTGTTGAAACCAAATCTCCAAATATAATTCCTTCTTACactatgataaatattaaaaaagcttCCAGCCTTGtactaaatttacaaaaatgtcTGCAGAAATGGAAACAACTATTTAATCGTGATATTGTaagttataagaatatttatactatactACTATAGAgacgattattaaaattttgcagagtttaaatcgtatatataatcgtgtataaaaatattttattgtcaacAGAATGAGATTGTCAAAAATTGGGAACCGACTCTCGTACTTCGCATATTGATAACAGCTGGCGAATATTCTCGACTATATCGTTATGAAGATTGTGAAGCTGAAGCATGGATGCTAGCGTATAAATTAGCGTCAAAAATCGATGATTATCGTACAATTATTTATggtatattgatttatttattatagtaattatatatattaatttatttatagtaagaaaatattatttgtagagCATAAATTTTCCTATAGTCACAGGTCGTTGTATTTCATTGAGACAAATTGATTACAATTGGATTGCCATTGCTAAGGAATATGCCATAAAGCATAGAGATTCCAAGGATGAAAATGTAACTGGCGCCATTGCTATGTTTTGGATAAGCTTAGCAGATCTCTATTTCGAATGTGGGAAAGTGAGAGACATAATAGTAGACagcaaacatatattttctactaaatataaatatatgtgtgtatataattgtgattaatttttttagtatgatGATGCTAAGCAATTAGTCACTGAAGCTAAAAGCTTAccagaaatttcattttttggtAATAAATCTGTGTATCTGCTAAGCTTAGATGTCATTATACGCAACAGcagtttatataaagataatatgcaACACGAAGATTATGGTTCATACATTGTAGAGACTCTGTTTACATCGAGATGCTTAAATCAAGATCTATTAACGGAAaaacgtaattataattaataaaattaattagatgtttatttttta is from Cataglyphis hispanica isolate Lineage 1 chromosome 15, ULB_Chis1_1.0, whole genome shotgun sequence and encodes:
- the LOC126854970 gene encoding uncharacterized protein LOC126854970 isoform X1, with the translated sequence MREKFETWKELIQSEKLRDALENIQMNIRVQPDSKLNENIFKLLLNLCHIADKCRTADKPNCETGKEIAELTKLLCSLLINVPDDNKFVKVLFKIVHCLISLNLYKDAAEVCCYLQPGNLYHPQAETMNLLTKVLSLWHTTANNMYQAFSNKSLNTENYNNLKSIIKYEIKIIQIVYKNYTKQLISTISSHIDKITLVDKEKKYFHDFYKHILEYLKETQLYLDKDEKYIIYCHILRILCHIIRRTIDMTNIRCTMKIFDELSNYFNVLLIEDEECYQCFQQFQSFCTTLLVPMENLVNNNAKNMQDVVSCQLNLAQKYGNAESLRWNALILGEIIEPIFQYWETCIETDEHVLKQLLDTEILFESMNLFLHIDTDEFYIKRMSIECKWCLDKMCTVNRDLYNAIIMKCKCINLLCKYHVKNMPKKVCVLARKILEQNVKRIMREMEEYKCNRWIRLWNTCRTLILNMSILSEHIYEESIHLYSLLCVSIFQFQEIESNFEDFENIVSTALSKLSVMHYKNNTYREAMTASALNALLTYDQPNTKAFLAWTTIKKQVSKKVAQLTMLDCLKNDRDKIKNELGLSIDMSKYDLVKLCLREAKSLLEGNISFTNGVSAVLDKLKKLKPSNCQYAHVAQLLGYYLLGFEYDSSILKYQEQIISDLKQNKLNSVALLCLEANLYFFIFVEELRAMTKQTQMEMENTKFALCAPKIPELVETKSPNIIPSYTMINIKKASSLVLNLQKCLQKWKQLFNRDINEIVKNWEPTLVLRILITAGEYSRLYRYEDCEAEAWMLAYKLASKIDDYRTIIYVTGRCISLRQIDYNWIAIAKEYAIKHRDSKDENVTGAIAMFWISLADLYFECGKYDDAKQLVTEAKSLPEISFFGNKSVYLLSLDVIIRNSSLYKDNMQHEDYGSYIVETLFTSRCLNQDLLTEKHENQADYLFSFDVVFTTAVNLSIRINSLLSFRGISPDLVLHLKSAQSLGAVLRVAELLKSLCYIDLSRSKLNDCEVKLQGLEHMLGIETFQSSINVEPVKQTSPYLAVTPTRIVNDPIRDTLQHGSSPILGKKVFDLPTFTLHTNCDCHICGNVSYQYLVFVATYIRAQLYALQNQVTIALEHFYGAFEIRQRLFKEEESALPENWPDNEIGVKRFSWQARFYIIDYIHLLIDFCYFLKTNVTSKQQNAFDIANLTIDICHRYKLEGHPIYMSAKELALDNDFQPILESSGCLKFTVPQPHDIDITRYTRARINSSDVCVTPSVQNHPKKPLSIRRKRSPIALKIAKININWSDDEDDDSLSPPLTTRLTRKSKFPGAKLVTRKILEDLSDNDNSDIQVSKKTESEHDLNGDGNNTQKKSIKDIMIKVAPLVPDISETLMDLIEKSDVSATNIDELIEKVESLKINSSRMPRTKNFKDKTKLTIVDYNKNVDRTIELLKNVTTNENIDSFMSTKVDKQIQNQKTPHEKKFFKTGLLKEYKESAKLHPNNEIYNTRMTRSSLRRRIEEKL
- the LOC126854970 gene encoding uncharacterized protein LOC126854970 isoform X2, translated to MPMENLVNNNAKNMQDVVSCQLNLAQKYGNAESLRWNALILGEIIEPIFQYWETCIETDEHVLKQLLDTEILFESMNLFLHIDTDEFYIKRMSIECKWCLDKMCTVNRDLYNAIIMKCKCINLLCKYHVKNMPKKVCVLARKILEQNVKRIMREMEEYKCNRWIRLWNTCRTLILNMSILSEHIYEESIHLYSLLCVSIFQFQEIESNFEDFENIVSTALSKLSVMHYKNNTYREAMTASALNALLTYDQPNTKAFLAWTTIKKQVSKKVAQLTMLDCLKNDRDKIKNELGLSIDMSKYDLVKLCLREAKSLLEGNISFTNGVSAVLDKLKKLKPSNCQYAHVAQLLGYYLLGFEYDSSILKYQEQIISDLKQNKLNSVALLCLEANLYFFIFVEELRAMTKQTQMEMENTKFALCAPKIPELVETKSPNIIPSYTMINIKKASSLVLNLQKCLQKWKQLFNRDINEIVKNWEPTLVLRILITAGEYSRLYRYEDCEAEAWMLAYKLASKIDDYRTIIYVTGRCISLRQIDYNWIAIAKEYAIKHRDSKDENVTGAIAMFWISLADLYFECGKYDDAKQLVTEAKSLPEISFFGNKSVYLLSLDVIIRNSSLYKDNMQHEDYGSYIVETLFTSRCLNQDLLTEKHENQADYLFSFDVVFTTAVNLSIRINSLLSFRGISPDLVLHLKSAQSLGAVLRVAELLKSLCYIDLSRSKLNDCEVKLQGLEHMLGIETFQSSINVEPVKQTSPYLAVTPTRIVNDPIRDTLQHGSSPILGKKVFDLPTFTLHTNCDCHICGNVSYQYLVFVATYIRAQLYALQNQVTIALEHFYGAFEIRQRLFKEEESALPENWPDNEIGVKRFSWQARFYIIDYIHLLIDFCYFLKTNVTSKQQNAFDIANLTIDICHRYKLEGHPIYMSAKELALDNDFQPILESSGCLKFTVPQPHDIDITRYTRARINSSDVCVTPSVQNHPKKPLSIRRKRSPIALKIAKININWSDDEDDDSLSPPLTTRLTRKSKFPGAKLVTRKILEDLSDNDNSDIQVSKKTESEHDLNGDGNNTQKKSIKDIMIKVAPLVPDISETLMDLIEKSDVSATNIDELIEKVESLKINSSRMPRTKNFKDKTKLTIVDYNKNVDRTIELLKNVTTNENIDSFMSTKVDKQIQNQKTPHEKKFFKTGLLKEYKESAKLHPNNEIYNTRMTRSSLRRRIEEKL